A stretch of Amycolatopsis balhimycina FH 1894 DNA encodes these proteins:
- a CDS encoding TetR/AcrR family transcriptional regulator yields MSRQSLPDRSSARRSPAARPTDDDLLDAARAVFAERGFAQATMGLIADRADSTKPTLYAHFGDKAALFRATVSREVGALRDWVIRAHESAGGRPLEDRVRISVMAMFGYAGAHPESFRLLFDSAVDEMSNERRALADTIATHVVAQVRDYLHTHGRPAGSGADLLGAMMVGLVGRAAMHVSHSPGVDPIAAGELATGFVMAALRGLDPALLARLEETQPAGQSAT; encoded by the coding sequence ATGAGCCGGCAGAGTCTTCCTGATCGATCCAGCGCTCGCCGCAGCCCGGCCGCCCGGCCCACCGACGACGACCTGCTCGACGCCGCACGGGCCGTGTTCGCCGAGAGGGGGTTCGCGCAGGCCACCATGGGGCTGATCGCGGACCGCGCCGATTCCACCAAGCCCACCCTCTACGCGCATTTCGGCGACAAGGCGGCCCTTTTCCGCGCCACCGTGAGCCGGGAGGTCGGGGCCTTGCGGGACTGGGTGATCCGCGCCCACGAATCGGCGGGCGGGCGCCCGCTGGAGGACCGCGTCCGGATCTCGGTGATGGCGATGTTCGGCTACGCCGGCGCCCACCCGGAGAGTTTCCGGCTGCTGTTCGACTCGGCCGTCGACGAGATGTCGAACGAGCGCCGCGCGCTGGCCGACACCATCGCGACGCACGTGGTCGCCCAGGTCCGGGACTACCTGCACACCCACGGCCGTCCGGCCGGGTCCGGTGCGGACCTGCTCGGGGCAATGATGGTGGGCCTGGTGGGGCGCGCGGCGATGCACGTCTCGCACTCCCCCGGCGTCGACCCGATCGCGGCGGGCGAACTGGCCACCGGGTTCGTCATGGCCGCGTTGCGCGGCCTCGACCCCGCACTGCTGGCCCGGCTCGAGGAAACGCAGCCGGCCGGGCAGTCGGCCACCTGA
- a CDS encoding PucR family transcriptional regulator, with translation MSRESARQAVPAPRDAGEEVLRRRDLATLMRPALPALVNGIVQEVWRAVPVYARPGDYGRVTKRGVECAVELFVDLVEDPLASRDRLYETCRRLGAGEAREGRTLDDLQLAYRVGTRVGWRWIMRLGRRQRLSSAVMAQLAEMLFGYADELARMSSRGYREARAEIDGTKAGLRRRLLRLLTGPGTVPEAVLAELAAAAGWPVPREVVAVAAEATVSTSWGPEVLADLDLPQPHLLLPAPVDARSLTRLGTRVAVGPPTDLGAAAHSLRWARTALRLVADGALPDTPVTWCTDHLTELWLLSDSPLAEQVARQELAPLAQFPDRTRSRLGETLLSWLQNGGNSEKIAVDLSVHPQTVRYRVRQLKQAFGDRLDNPDARFAMQAALRASGLRITRNELPATEP, from the coding sequence GTGTCCCGCGAAAGTGCTCGGCAAGCCGTCCCGGCTCCTCGGGACGCCGGTGAAGAAGTACTCCGGAGAAGAGACCTGGCCACGCTCATGCGCCCGGCCCTGCCGGCGCTGGTGAACGGGATCGTCCAGGAGGTGTGGCGGGCGGTCCCGGTGTATGCCCGGCCCGGTGACTACGGTCGGGTGACCAAGCGCGGCGTCGAGTGCGCTGTCGAGCTTTTCGTGGACCTCGTGGAGGATCCGCTGGCCTCGCGCGACCGGCTGTACGAGACGTGCCGCCGGCTCGGGGCCGGCGAGGCGCGGGAGGGCCGGACCCTCGACGACCTCCAACTGGCCTACCGGGTCGGCACCCGCGTCGGCTGGCGCTGGATCATGCGGCTGGGAAGGCGGCAGCGGCTTTCGTCCGCGGTCATGGCCCAGCTGGCCGAAATGTTGTTCGGCTACGCCGACGAGCTCGCCCGGATGTCGAGCCGGGGCTACCGGGAAGCGCGCGCGGAGATCGACGGCACCAAGGCGGGACTACGGCGGCGGCTGCTCCGGCTGCTCACCGGCCCGGGCACGGTCCCGGAAGCCGTGCTCGCCGAGCTCGCGGCGGCGGCCGGCTGGCCCGTGCCCCGCGAAGTGGTGGCGGTCGCCGCCGAAGCGACGGTGAGCACCTCGTGGGGCCCCGAAGTACTGGCCGATCTCGACCTGCCGCAACCGCACCTGCTGCTGCCCGCCCCGGTGGACGCGCGGAGCCTCACCCGGCTCGGCACGCGCGTCGCGGTCGGGCCGCCGACGGACCTCGGGGCAGCGGCGCACTCGTTGCGCTGGGCGAGAACCGCCCTGCGGCTGGTGGCGGACGGCGCGCTCCCGGACACCCCGGTCACGTGGTGCACGGACCACCTGACCGAGCTGTGGCTGCTGTCCGACTCGCCGCTGGCCGAGCAGGTCGCCCGCCAAGAGCTGGCGCCGCTCGCGCAGTTCCCGGACCGGACGCGCAGCCGGCTGGGCGAAACCCTGCTGTCCTGGCTGCAGAACGGCGGCAACTCCGAGAAGATCGCGGTGGACCTTTCGGTGCACCCGCAGACGGTCCGCTACCGCGTGCGCCAGCTGAAGCAGGCTTTCGGCGACCGCCTCGACAACCCGGACGCGCGGTTCGCCATGCAGGCCGCGCTGCGCGCGTCGGGCCTGCGCATCACCCGGAACGAGCTCCCCGCCACCGAGCCGTAG